From the Thermomicrobiales bacterium genome, the window GTCGCAACCGAAAGATCTCCCACCCGTTCGACGCAGTCCAACGCAGGGGAGATTTCTCACTGCGGTTCGAAATGACAGGACAAGGGGTTGGCTGTCGGGTCGGAATGCTCGCCATTGCTGGCATTGCCGACTCGCTGGGCTGGCAACCTCCATGTTCCCCTGTCATCTTGAGGTCGCAACCGAAAGATCTCCCACCCGTTCGACGCAGTCCAACACGGAGAGATTTCTCGGCTGCGGCCTCGAAATGACAGAAGGAAGAGTTAGCTGCCGCGCCGACATGCTCGCCACGTTGGCGCTGATGACCCACCGAGAGGTAGCAAATGCCCCACCTCCCAGGTTCGGGAAGTGGGGCAACGCTCAATAGCGACCGTCTTAAACGAAGGCGTCGGCAATCGCGCGGCGCACGTGGATCGCGTGCTTGCCGAAGCCGGTCACCTGCAGGGTCGGCTGTAGCTCGTAGCGGACGTAATCGCCGACCGCCACCGGATCATCATACGGACGGATGGCGAAGCTCACATCGGCCGAGCCGTCATCCGGTCGAATGAAGCCAATGTTGGCCTTCGCGTCGTAATACGTCACCTGACCAGACCTCGGCGCATGCTCCTGCCATCGGCTGTCCATGACCCTGCTACCTCTGTTCCATACCCTGCGATCGCTCCGCGATTATGCTGCCTGTAGCATACCTGAATAGCCTGTCCTGGCGGGCTATTCCAGCCATTCGATCGACACGCGCTCCGCGCCAT encodes:
- a CDS encoding cold shock domain-containing protein; amino-acid sequence: MDSRWQEHAPRSGQVTYYDAKANIGFIRPDDGSADVSFAIRPYDDPVAVGDYVRYELQPTLQVTGFGKHAIHVRRAIADAFV